In Silene latifolia isolate original U9 population unplaced genomic scaffold, ASM4854445v1 scaffold_224, whole genome shotgun sequence, one DNA window encodes the following:
- the LOC141638899 gene encoding serine hydroxymethyltransferase 4, which translates to MIVVHQISPILTKDKTVNPPTDISPFISHHQHFIKHLVCIPPHSNFPHFSSKSLKTNSNPLPIQSPLAMDPVNSWGNTSLEEVDPEIHDLIEKEKHRQSHGIELIASENFTSFAVIEALGSALTNKYSEGMPGNRYYGGNEHIDVIENLCRSRALQCYRLDAEKWGVNVQPYSGSPANFAAYTAVLNPHDRIMGLDLPSGGHLTHGYYTSGGKKISATSIYFESLPYKVNSSTGYIDYDKLEEKALDFRPKLIICGGSAYPRDWDYAKFRAVADKCGALLLCDMAHISGLVAAEEAASPFDYCDIVTTTTHKSLRGPRAGMIFYRKGPKPPKKGQPEGAVYDFEDRINFAVFPSLQGGPHNHQIGALAVALKQAMSPGFKAYAKQVRANAVAIGNYLMGKGYSLVTSGTENHLVLWDLRPLGLTGNKVEKLCDLCNITVNKNAVFGDSSALAPGGVRIGTPAMTSRGLLEKDFEQIGEFLHRSVQLTLSIQKEYGKLLKDFNKGLVNNKEIEQLKADVEKFASSFDMPGFKMSELKYKS; encoded by the exons ATGATAGTAGTACATCAAATCTCACCAATCCTAACCAAGGACAAAACAGTAAATCCACCTACCGACATCTCTCCCTTTATATCCCATCAtcaacatttcatcaaacaccttgtgtgcattcCTCCTCACTCAAATTTCCCCCATTTTTCCTCCAAATCTCTCAAAACAAACTCAAACCCACTTCCAATTCAATCTCCTTTAGCCATGGATCCCGTCAATTCATGGGGAAATACTTCTCTTGAGGAAGTAGACCCAGAAATCCATGACCTAATTGAGAAGGAAAAACATCGTCAAAGTCATGGAATTGAGCTAATTGCATCTGAAAATTTCACCTCATTTGCTGTGATTGAAGCTCTTGGATCTGCTTTGACGAATAAATACTCAGAGGGTATGCCTGGAAATCGATATTATGGTGGAAATGAGCACATTGATGTTATTGAGAATCTTTGTCGTTCAAGGGCGTTGCAATGTTATCGTCTCGATGCCGAAAAATGGGGTGTTAATGTGCAGCCTTATTCTGGTAGTCCTGCTAATTTCGCTGCGTACACTGCTGTGTTGAACCCACATGACAGGATCATGGGTCTTGATTTGCCTTCAG GTGGGCATTTGACACACGGTTACTATACATCTGGGGGTAAGAAAATTTCTGCAACCTCAATTTACTTTGAGAGTTTGCCTTACAAGGTGAATTCTTCAACTGGGTACATTGATTATGACAAGCTTGAGGAGAAAGCTTTGGACTTTAGGCCCAAGTTGATAATTTGCGGTGGTAGTGCTTACCCTAGAGATTGGGATTATGCAAAGTTTAGGGCTGTTGCTGACAAGTGTGGTGCTTTGTTGCTCTGTGATATGGCTCATATCAGTGGCCTTGTTGCTGCTGAG GAAGCTGCTAGCCCTTTTGACTACTGTGACATTGTCACAACCACTACTCACAAGAGTCTTAGGGGCCCACGGGCGGGTATGATCTTCTACCGTAAAGGTCCCAAGCCACCAAAGAAGGGTCAACCTGAGGGTGCTGTGTATGACTTTGAGGACCGCATTAACTTTGCAGTTTTCCCTTCGCTCCAAGGTGGTCCCCACAACCACCAGATTGGTGCCTTGGCTGTCGCCCTGAAACAGGCTATGTCTCCTGGTTTCAAGGCTTATGCCAAGCAAGTTAGGGCCAATGCCGTTGCTATTGGAAACTATCTTATGGGCAAGGGGTACAGCCTTGTCACTAGTGGAACCGAGAACCATCTTGTCTTGTGGGATCTTCGTCCTCTTGGATTGACTG GAAACAAGGTAGAGAAGCTCTGTGATCTGTGCAACATCACTGTCAACAAGAATGCTGTTTTTGGTGACAGCAGTGCCTTGGCTCCTGGAGGTGTACGAATTG GTACACCTGCCATGACTTCAAGAGGGTTGTTGGAGAAAGACTTTGAGCAGATAGGAGAGTTCCTGCACAGGTCGGTGCAACTCACTCTGAGTATCCAAAAGGAGTATGGTAAGCTCCTCAAGGACTTCAACAAAGGTTTGGTGAACAACAAGGAGATCGAACAACTCAAGGCCGATGTCGAGAAGTTTGCTTCTTCATTCGACATGCCTGGATTCAAGATGTCCGAGTTGAAATACAAGAGTTAG